cattcaagatgGTTGTCAATCTTCCTAAGAGTGGACGTTTAAGCAAATTCTCCCCATGGCTAGACTGTGCAATGCTCCGATATAGTGCAAAATACCCAAGTTACATGTCAGAATCTACAGGCCtgagttagcatgttaaatgttatagttcatgacagtacaattggaaaaagactgaacaagaatGGTTTGTTTgaaagggttgccaggagaaagtcTCTTCTATCTAAAAAGAGCATGGCAGCacagcttaggtttgcaaagttgcatctgtaCAAACCACTAGACTTCTGGAATAATATCCTTTGGACAGACAAGACCAAAGTTTAGATGTTTGGCCATAACGCACAGTGCTATGTTTGTCAAAAACCAAATAAAGCATATTGACACAAATGCCTCATCacggtggtggaggggtgatgatgTGGGCTTGTTTTGCAACGACAGGACCTGGgtaccttgcagtcattgagtagACTATGAACTCCAATGTatgccaaagtattctagagtcaaatatgAGGCCATCTGTCTGACCGCTAAAACTTGGCCGAatttgggtcatgcaacaggacaatgatgccAAACACACCACAAAATCTACAAAAGAATGAAATAGAAAGGAATCACCGTGttgcccagtcaaagtccagacctcaatccaattgaAATGCTGGGCCCGGACCCTAAATGAGCTGTgtttaaacaaatgccagcaaacctcaatgaactgaagcaacattaagagtgggccaaaatttcTTCACAACGATGTTAAAAAGACTTTAAAAATCATACTGAAAAAAAATTACTTccagttattgctgctaaaggtggatCTACAAGCTACCGAATCATAAGATGTACTTAGTTTTTCCATACatgacttctccattttggctttatttttgttaaatcttAACACAgtataatatgtcatgtgttgttcatctgtgGTTGTATTTACCAAGACCTGTTAACGAACAGATAATTTATGTTCTGATAtgaaaaaccatagaattcaaagagggtgtactttctttttcccattatGTTATATGTCTGTGACAGtttaaagtactttttttgtttttttgtttttctttacactTCTCATTTCCACCTACAACGAAAGAAACACAAAAGCTTTGCAAGTACATTCACAGCCAAACTagtctttttgttgttgttgttgttgttagatATTCGATATCACCTCTGTTCAGTGCAATaaactaaatacatacacatgcacacactcacaatatGTGTGAAGTACACCTGTTTCTCATGTTCTGTAAGTATTATAGAAAAATAATTTGTGTAAAGTATATTTTCTTGAATTTTTAGTGTAGATATTTTTGTATTCTAGTGTTAATGGTGCATGGTGTCTCTGAAACGTGTTCCAGTTGTTCAGTCTGTGTTGGCACTTAGTGAAAAATACCCTGCCTCACCAAGGCACCCAAATCAAAAATCCACTGCGGCTGCACAGATAATGCTTTATCTGTGGTAGTGAATCATCTGCACTAAGGACAGGTTATTCCAGCACCCTCTTAGCCTATACCTAACAAATAGGTTGGATGACAGTCTCTGGCCATTTTATTCTTTTCCTTTTGTTTGCTAATCCACTCATAAACATTTAGACGTAGAATCAGGGAATGGTATCCAGAGACTATGTGCAACATAACACCACTCTGGGCTGTAGTGATTGTTTAGCCTAGAATGCTCTTCTAAGGCACAGTGTTAGAAATAACCCCACTTTTTCtagtgtattaaaaataaaatacttgggTTTAAAGTTCCCAGTGTTCTTGAAAAGGCAGGCAACAATTGAGAGTCCATCCCACGAGAGACTGCACAAATCAGTAGCTTCTCATTGTGGTTAATGGATATGATCTTCTCCAGTATACCCTTTCCTGGCCATGACAGCAGTTCTCCTAATCCGTTTTTTGCACAATGGTTGGAGTACCTCGTTTGTACATTGTTGCCTTCACCTACTGCTCCCGTACGCCATACATGTTTTAtaagaattaaatgtttgtcttatTGTACAGCTctgaggaatatgttggcgctatatacataattGTAATTGTACATCTTTATCTATTATTGTAGTATTATTTTAAAGCAGCACCGAGGTTTTTAGGAACATACAATCTttaatggaaaaaacaaacaaaaaaaaaccccacatgtATAGACCATGTTGGAGTTTCACTGGAATGCCAACATGGTAAATTATATATCAATAATTGCTGTATTGGAAACTGTAAAACGtggatattaaaaaatatatatatttttttttaattgccatctGCTCTTTTCCATAAGCTGTCATGTGCTATTGTTACCTAATGAGACATTACATTTTGCATACACAAGAAGAATGATTGAGTGATAAGCTATTTGAGCAGTGGTCAAAATTATGTTTATGATATTGTTAAACCCTCACTGGAATCTTATAGCACCGTGGTATACACTCTGTTTGATAGCTAGTCCTTTAACCTAAAGTTGAATACTGGAGGTGTTATATACCATCATTCTCAccatcaaaatataaatatacctaaagggacactcagaccaccaaaaaaactttagcttaaataAGTGGGTTTGGTGTatcgatcatgcccctacagtctcattgctcaattctatgCCTTTGAAGATCTACAtgactttatttatgcagccctagccatacctcccctgaaTATTACTTACACAGCTTACCTTCACACTTTCTGTAAAAGAACAGTGAATTTTTAAACTCCATCTATTGCAGAACAAGTTTATCTTCTGCCctcttaatagcctgctagagcatGCAGGACCCTCATAggtgatttaaagttcaattaatcGAGCATGAGGTAAGAACTTTTTAAGTAAACATGCTgtactgtaagatctgattgaaaatgaaaccattcatgttggctgtgtgagtcacaaacgggggagttgtggctagggatgcagaaacaaaagtgacttaattcctaaatggcaaagaattgagcagtgagagactgcatgggcatgatctatacaccaaaattccttcattaagctaaagttgttctggtactTGGTGTCGTTTAAACTGCGAGGCACATCCCCTGCAAGCTTTGCAGTGACATCTGAAGAAACCAGGAAATCATTGTGattttattattgtaaaatattcaggattattattttatgtatttgttgaaTGGTACTTTGTTAGACAGTCTTCTAACTTTGGTTCTTCTAGAGTTCTTATGTCTGCATTAAATCCAGAATTTTCATGTAAATGAGTAATGTTCACattaaatagctttttttttttttctcttttttttttctttcaggagAAAATGGCAGTAACTGAAAACAATATGGAAGACATAAATCCTGTGTTGCGAATAAGTCAAATGGATGCTATTGAATTAAACAAGGCGTTAGAGCAATTAATCTGGTCCCAATTTAACAGTTGTTTTCAAGGATTTAAACCAGGAATTTTGACTCGCTTTGAACCAGAGATTAAAGCATTTTTATGGCTTTTCTTGTGGAGATATACGGTCTACTCTAACAATGCAACTGTTGGCCAGGCAATTTTGAATATCCAGTACAAAAATGATTTATCGCAAACAAAAACATACAGGCCAATGAATAAGCAGCAAAAGGTTTGGTTCGCGCTCTTCACAGTTGGAGGCAAATGGCTAGCAGAGAGGTCTTACGACTTATTCAGTAACCACCCACTTGGGTCATCCTTTCAGAAAACAAGATCCTTAATCAATGCCTGTGCCGGTCTCCTGAAGGTTAGCGAACTTTTGAATTTTTTAATCTTCCTACAGCAAGGAAAGTTTGCAACATTGACAGAACGCCTTCTCAGAATACGTTCCACCTTCATCAAGCCTCAGAACGTGCGCCAAGTGGGGTTCGAATACATGAACAGAGAAATCTTGTGGCATGGATTTGCAGAGTTTCTTATCTTTCTTCTGccactcattaacacacacaaactaaagctaaagttattttcatGGTGCAAACCTATCCAAGGGCTCAGACACAATGATCCTTCTCTTGCTGTTCATTGTAAGGAATGTTGTTTATGTGGAGAATGGCCCACTATGCCGCATACCATTGGCTGTTCTCATGTCTTTTGTTACTACTGTATCAAGAGCAATTCTATGTCCGATGCATACTTTACATGCCCAAAATGCAGCTCTCACATTCATAGCCTGCAACCGCTAGAGTTCAAAGTCGAAATTTCTGAAGTTCACACTCTGTAAAGGTCCCTAATGTTGAAGTTGAAGAACATatgtgtttaaagggaaactatggaGCGAAATTATCCCCTGCTCATAATGCATTATAAAggtaatgcagaaaaaaaaaacaaagtgccaACATAGTTACTAGACCCACGTTTTTTTCAGTCTGCTTGCAGACTGCACAATACAATTCTAGACTAGAAAGAAATGTTATCAGATAAACCCATAAACAGAAGAAATTTAAAAGATAATAGGGAACTTGATAGCCATACAGCTAATAGGAGCCAGAAGTGGGGTTACAACCTAGGAATAAATGGCAAATATCTTATCAGTGTTTGAAGATGCTACACTGTACATTGtccttgcactataaccacttaagcAATCTGAAGTATCTTATAGTGCTTAACGTAACCTGTGAATAATTAACATATATGTTGAATATTTAGTTTTCAATATTTAATTATATCTAATAATAAGCACTCTGAGTGCTGGGAAGATGTGTATGTATAAGCAGTCTCTGGTCTAGTCAGCCTTTATATGACAAACTTGGAGGATGTGACTTGTAACGTTGCATATGGCATCCTCTATTGATAGCAGCCCAATGTCAGACTGCAGCTTCTATCTTAAGCAGTTTAATATGTCTGACTAGTACTAGTATAAATAGCATTTGCAGTCTTTTATTCAGAGCTTACATTACACTGTTTGCCTTTTCACAAAGAGTTGAAGGAATCTGAAGTGTGTTTTTAGTTCGTTATTTTTCAAAACtcagtataatttttttatttgatttattctaCCAAGTAATCCAACACAATATGTAAactattttattgaaatatttcaaTCTCGCTTTAGATCTCTAGCTAAACCTAGTATGTGTAAGCATAAGTGGTATACGTCAGTGGGAATTAAGCCTGGCTATGgtctgtttctttgtatttgagaCGGACATATTGAATATGTTCATTTTCCATATGTACCCCAGAGGACAGGGCTGGCACTGCAATAGGTCTTTGCAAGTCTTTGTAAGTGTATTGGATCTAAGTGCCTCCAAAAGAAGAACTGTCATCTCTTTCTGCTGCTCTGTCAGTTATGAGTCTTCTTTCCTGTCTGGAAATCCTGGCCTGTATCAGTGTGGTGATCGCCTAATAGATTGCATTTCAGCTGGAAGAATTAGACTAGACTTTGGCTGGATAAGTATGTTTTATGCGTGTAATTGGCTAGTTGCGTGTGTGCAAATTATTTGTGAGAGTGGctaaagggctactccaagcaCCAAGTCCTCTTCAGTGtattgaagtagtcatggtgcctgggGAAATTCAGTAAGAAATGCTGTATAtacttaatgtttttttattgctttcagaagtgtaactccacctccgtcAGCATCATCAGTCATCCCGGAATGAGAGTTCAGGGTAAgcttatgtcaattctgtgctTATTCCTAGAACAGAAGGTCATTCGTTGACTGAGAGCACTcaactgacactctcagtcaatgaatgacTGGTGGAGTGAGCATTTGTGCAGAAACTGGATGAACGTCACGAGCATTGAAAGATGCTTGACCCCTTGgagttctggaggcagaggatGAAGTAAGTTGGGAAGTGGCATTTTTAGTGTGAGCTTGAGAGTTTACAAGAGGTGAAAAGTGTAAAATGTTGCACATAGAGATATTTCGTATTGCTGCCAAAGGCGTAATTCCACTTTCCGCAGAATTAACAACAAGATTTCCAGGCAGGCAAATGTAAATTCTGAGCATATTCAATGCATGGAGGatcgttcattggctgagagcgttgcATGACCAGCAGGATCTGCATCTggcgtctgcagctctgcagacacCAGATGTCTTCCAACAGCAGAGGATGGTCCTTTCCCTGCGAGAGCCATGTAAGAAAACAAACTGTTGCAAAACTATTTGCTCCATAACCAGTAAATAGTGTCTGGGTACTCTTTGCATCATAACCCGCAGGCTACGATTGAATCTTTATGAACTTCTTTGACtgttttggaatttcactgaaattctctgtatatttcctatgcctgacaGACAACGGGCAAAAGTACTGCCTCCTAGAAATGTAAATTCCACCAGCTGTCACCAGTTACAGCTGCAGGACATTGACTTTATTTAGGGAGGGTCTCGCTGGGTCCTCTACAGTCCTCAGAGCTGTACTTGCGTGCTACAGCCGTGATGTTGGCTTGCTAAAGAGTACCAACTGGAGGAGGAGGACAGCAGTTCAGCTAAGTAAAGCTCACCTTTACCTGCTCTACCCCCGCCACTGGACAACTAGCGCTGATGTCACTGTCggaggtctttgcaaattctgcaacgTACCAGATGGTGTAAGCATCGCTTTAAATGTGTGCTAGTTATGTGTGCCAGATGTCTGAGTTTTTTGAGTGAGTGAGGCTCAAATATTTGTTGGGAAGTAAGAAGCTTAAAGTGACACCACTTCTTATAGCAGTTCTGATGTAAAAAATTGTCTTTGCAGCATCATTTAACAATTTAAGCATCTTTTTTAAGCTGAATAAAACAATTTTAGTTTGCCTTAGGCTTGGTGAGCTGTCATATTTTTGATAAACCATTATCATTTCTTGCACAGTGGAACAATTTTAGGGAAAAAAGTAGGTAAAGGACAAAATCATTACAAGCTAGTTacacgctttttttttttctccttcggTAACTGGTCTTGAGGATTTAAACATTCCATCAAGACCTTTCACTACATTGAGCAGCATTCCATATATCCATTAGTAATTACAACAAAGTTTACTTTTGTTTGGTTAGATGAAAACACGTGATGTttagggattatttttttttaataaatgacttatttaattaaaattgtgACTGTCGGGGcgtaataaattatttaataatatttaacgTTATTAAAGCGCGTTCTAAGCAATGTAACTGCATGTTGTTCAGAGAGTTCCAGGGCTGTCCCCAGTTTCACCTCAAACCACTTTGTAGCAATTTGATGTAAACTGGAGCATATCACGGTAACTGGCGAAAGCCCCCCTCCTCATCCACATTTATAATGTGGAATTAACACTTTTGTGTAATTAATATCAACATCCTCCAACCCGGGCGACCTAGATTTGCTGAGGAAAGGTTAGTCCAATGTTCTCAGCTAATCAATGAAAGTGTTAATTCATTTTCAACGAGGCCAAAGAGGGGGATCGTCTCTAGGTGCATCAAAGAGGCTGGATATATGTCAAATCTTTGACATTTAACAGGACGGTCCTAGGATAATAAGTTGTAGTTATGTTgcttagtgtcactttaagtaaaATGTAACACTGCTTGCATTTTAGATTGATGTGTAGAAATCTGAATTTGTTATTTATACAATTGTTCTGATAAAGTACATCTGACTCTGTAGTAGGAATTCTATTCTTGATttgttaatgctttttttttttttttgtaattaaatactaaaaataaataaaccaaagcTAACGGCAAACAATACAGTTTTCTTTAAttctaaagaaaaaaagtgaCCAGTTTTTGGATGTACATAATGTCAGCACATTCTACATTTTTTTAACAAGTAACCGTCCTACTCTAGGAAAATGCATTTGGAACAAAATTCATTCAGTATTACATGTAAAAGAAACCTTGATTGGGGGACCTAATGGACTACAAGGcttaggaacatgagatgggaacTTCTGTGAGGTTCTTACCTTTCAAGAGCTtgataattttctttgtctgtcgtCACGTCCAGAAAAACTCAGAGACTGTGTGCGTGGACATTATGATACGTGTGAGAGTATTATAGTGTGTAGCTCATAGTAACAACATAGTTGTAGCAGTGAACGTGCTACTTTAGGAGAGCCCTCGTTTCGAGATCAGGGCATTCATGCTGTTAAGTAATTTGCCAGTGGAAGAGCAATCGGTATCATCTGGAAGAGATAAAGCAGCATGGGCAATAGGTTCATCTTCATCAAATTTATTTTGCTGAACCAAGAAACACAGCTTGTCCCACATTTCCAAGTCCACTCATATTGCCCCTTTTATAGGCATACAATTATCCATATACAATCTATTCAGATCAGACTTGAGCCAAATCCAGTCTCTGCACCAAGTGAGTTTGAAATGGGACTGCAGTTGAGACACCCCCTGATGCAGCCATCCCAATATGCAGGGCTTCAGATTTGTCGATGTTGAGTTTGAGGTTCAAGAGGACTCTGTATTCCGAGAGAACCAGTATGAGATTGGGTAGTGAAATTCTCCAAGAAATTGAGTTCTCCAAGAAAAACATATCGTCTGCGTATGCAGCGATTTTATGCTCCTGTCCACCAACCTCAAGTCCTGCCACGCCCCATCTCGTCTGACCGACTCAATAAATTGTTCacggtgagggcaaacaggagtggggagaaggaggcatccctgtctggtgacTTTGCGTATGTCAAAAGGCTTCGACAACACGCCATTGATACTGATTTGTGCACTTGGTATCATGTATAACGAAGATACCCAAGGCATCCTATTCTAACTAAATCCTATGCTTGCAACATCAGTCATAAACTGTCCGTTTCCTCTATAGAAAGCTTTCTCTGCATCAGTAGACAGGAGAAGGATCCCGCATTCCATAGTGTTAGGTACATGCATCAGGTGAAATACATGGATTATGTTATCCTTCACCTCCCTACCGGGCTCAAATCCCACTTAGTCTGGATCGATCAAATCAGGAAGCACTCTGCTAACCCAAAGAGCCAACACCTTGGAGAATAGCAGGCCAGGTCCTTTCCCTCCTTTGGAATGACGGCGATATTTGACATCAAAGAATCCTGCGGGAACAACTTCACATCAATTAGAGAATTAAGGCCCGTGAGGAGGTGTGGCAGGAGGAGCTCATGGAACATCTTGATGCATGCAATTGGCAGTCTGTCCAGGCCAAGTCTTTGAAAGTTTTGAGGGCATAGTGAAGTTCCTCAGCAGTGATGGGAGCATCTAACTCATCAGCTAAATCCAAGGGTACCATTTTACTTACGTGTTTTGTTACTTATCAGGTGGATCTGTAAATGTCTCGGAATTAATTTATGATTTCAGGGGGttgttgcatttaaaaagaatGCTGCTCTGAATTGTGTATTTAAGTTTTTGAGAGAGGGCAGATTTGAACAGTCAGCCTGCTTCCAAGAGGGCTTTTTAGTAATAATCTGTCTTCATTTATGGGTCTGCTTCAGCATGTCGATAAATGTAAATGTCCAACGTGTTGTTTATGTTCTTTTTTCCGTCGTTTACAGACTTTAATTAAATGTCCACGGACTACGCACTTATGTGCCTCTCATGTTATTAACTGTGAGACACCCATGGAGGTGTTTTCCTCAAAGTAGTGTGTAAGAGTCTCACAAATTCCCTTCACCATCTCCAATTCCTTAAGTATCCCTTCATTGAGTTTCCACTGGCAGTCTCTGGGCTTGAACAGAGGAGAGCACAACTTGGCTGAGACGGGGGTTTGATCTGACCATAGAACTGGCAAAATATTAGCTGCTTGCAGCAAGCAAATGTATGGTCCTTTCAATTGTATCTTTTATGCACtgctgaagaaaaagaaaaatcatgTTTGTCAGGGTGAAGAAGTCTCCACCAGTGTATCAGACCCGCTATACGTAGGGAATTCATAGCAGAATGCAGACATTGTGGTAGTTGCGAGCTACAACCTAGTGATGTGTCCATTTAGGGGTGAAGGGTGAAGTTGAGAGAATCATGAGCCCCTCCCGGAAGCTAtccaacattgtttgttataagaaTTTATGTTGTCCTTTATTGGGAGCATATATGCTTACAAATGTATACATATGTTCAGCGATAGTACCttttaatgaaaataaatcaTCTCGTGGGGTCAGCCTGTTCAGCAATGCAAAGAAACAGGATGGTGTTCACAGAGTTTCTGTGGCCCCAGATGGGAACTTCTCGCTGGAGCATTGAGGCCTCAGGTGTTGTTGCCTTTGCTTTGAAAGTCAGGTCGTGAGTAGGGAGAGTTGAGAAAGCGGTCCAATGAGGAGTAGGCAGAAGATGAAGAAAGTGAGAGGGAGAaaagaggaagaagaaaaaaaagtctcAAATGGAAAGGGGAGGAGTAAGTCTTACACAGAGTCCTTTTTGGCAGCACTCTCTATCTTCACAAACTAACAGCCCTAGACTAGGTTGGTCGTATGGGAATCCTGGCTTCCAAGCGGCCCGTGTCAGTGTCGCTTAAATATCTGTCAATGCGGTATAGTCTGAACCACTATGTCAATAGGAGAATAACATGGTGGACGTTAAGTCTACCACTGATTCTATCCACTCCTTCCCGGCCTAATGGAGTAGTGCAGTATTGGAGTTTCATAAGTGTGTCAGTTTGAGTGATGTTTTGTGGATCCAGTCAGCGAAATTGACAAGGTGTAGAATCTTGCAGTAATTACACATTCATTGCAACTCTGCAGGCGATAGTGGATCAGGTGTATATTGAAATGCATCGGGAGGGTGGTTTATAGGGGAAGGGATTCAGCTTGTTTCAGCACCTGCCTTGTTGCATATTAGGTAGGGCTATATGCTCCGTGAGCAGGCAGTCACTTAGCATGTAACTGGTCAGGATGAAAGGCACAGAGTCATAGGTGTACCACCCATATGCCTTAagacatgggtcctcaaactccgcccccccccagatgttgctgaactacaactcccatgattctctggctatctatgtaattaaatgaatcatgggagttgtagttcagcaacatctagggggccggagtttgaggacccatgccttAAGAAGTACAAAGTCAACTACACATTATCTCTGGAACAAGCATAAAACAGGAATGCCATTTAGGAGAGGGAAGCACCCACTGAATATCCCCCACTGATCCATGTGTGGCCTCGGTTGGTTGTCTCCATCTGAAGGAAGAGGGTTAGGGGGACTCCCAACATGAGCATCAGTATTGTAACAGAACACAGTGTCAGTTGTATGGCGCAGGTGCATCTCTCAGTAATTTGTGCCCTATCTGTTAAGTGGTATAAAAagcaaagaagagaaaaaaaaacgggGGGTTGGGTGGGGGGTTATACAGCCCAGTATAATAGGTCAGTGGTCAGGCCGTGGTAGTCACTGGGTGTAGCTACGTTGTACTATGGAGATGCTTATTAAGTCCATGGTGGCTGGCATTGGGGTCTGCCCAGAAAGGAGTGGGGAGCAAGAAACAGTACACAGGGGCATGTCCAGTTCGGGCTCAATATGGTAGGAGAAGGACACAAAGCATCTATGTCCTCTTTTTAACTAGGGGCCATCTGTTTAAAGGGCTTATGACCTATGGCTCTACTCCGGAGCCCTGTTGAAGAAAACTATACCCCAGAGCATTAGCCTCCATCACCAGCGGCATAGAGACTAACAGTTATACATATAGCAAACAGACATACTAAAtcaaacagaaaaatataaataaaaaaaaccctgcaTGCTCCATTTCCTCTGCGAGACCCCATTTACACGACCACCTGGCACTCAAGAAAGCTGACAGATCCACATGTCAAAGGGTCACACTCCATTGCACCCCAGCCTGAACCATCAAATCAGCAATGTGCATATTGAAGTGATCATCTTAGTCCATAATTAAACATTTGAGAAGTCCCCTTAAATCCCTGTTTATGCAATCATCCCCTTTCCGACCCATCCAAATGACTTTATGTTGACAGGGTCAGGCGCATCCCACTGTTCCCATCAGTTGTGTGCCATAgatcctgctcccccccccccaaagcctC
The nucleotide sequence above comes from Pelobates fuscus isolate aPelFus1 chromosome 4, aPelFus1.pri, whole genome shotgun sequence. Encoded proteins:
- the PEX2 gene encoding peroxisome biogenesis factor 2, whose product is MAVTENNMEDINPVLRISQMDAIELNKALEQLIWSQFNSCFQGFKPGILTRFEPEIKAFLWLFLWRYTVYSNNATVGQAILNIQYKNDLSQTKTYRPMNKQQKVWFALFTVGGKWLAERSYDLFSNHPLGSSFQKTRSLINACAGLLKVSELLNFLIFLQQGKFATLTERLLRIRSTFIKPQNVRQVGFEYMNREILWHGFAEFLIFLLPLINTHKLKLKLFSWCKPIQGLRHNDPSLAVHCKECCLCGEWPTMPHTIGCSHVFCYYCIKSNSMSDAYFTCPKCSSHIHSLQPLEFKVEISEVHTL